A window of the Streptomyces sp. NBC_01351 genome harbors these coding sequences:
- a CDS encoding ABC transporter ATP-binding protein, whose product MAENTQGRVPTVIADGVHIVYRVNTGSAGKGAATAALSKIVRRKKGDAPGVRRVHAVRGVTFTAYRGEAIGLIGSNGSGKSTLLRAIAGLLPCEEGKVYTDGQPSLLGVNAALMNDLTGERNIVLGGLAMGMSREQIKQRYQDIVDFSGINEKGDFISLPMRTYSSGMAARLRFSIAAAKDHDVLMIDEALATGDRSFQVRSENRIRELRQKAGTVFLVSHNNKSIRDTCDRVLWLEKGELLMDGPTEEVVSAYEKATNG is encoded by the coding sequence GTGGCTGAGAACACCCAGGGGCGAGTCCCCACCGTGATCGCGGACGGCGTCCACATCGTCTACCGGGTCAACACCGGCAGTGCCGGCAAGGGCGCGGCCACCGCCGCGCTCAGCAAGATAGTCCGCCGGAAGAAGGGCGACGCCCCCGGCGTCCGCCGGGTCCACGCCGTGCGCGGGGTCACCTTCACGGCGTACCGCGGCGAGGCCATCGGCCTCATCGGTTCCAACGGCTCGGGCAAGTCGACCCTGCTGCGCGCCATCGCGGGGCTGCTGCCCTGCGAGGAGGGCAAGGTCTACACCGACGGCCAGCCCTCGCTGCTGGGTGTGAACGCGGCACTGATGAACGACCTCACCGGTGAGCGCAACATCGTCCTCGGCGGTCTCGCGATGGGAATGAGCCGCGAGCAGATCAAGCAGCGCTACCAGGACATCGTCGACTTCTCGGGCATCAACGAGAAGGGCGATTTCATCTCCCTGCCGATGCGCACCTACTCCTCCGGTATGGCCGCGCGTCTGCGTTTCTCCATCGCGGCCGCCAAGGACCACGACGTCCTGATGATCGACGAGGCGCTCGCCACCGGTGACCGCAGCTTCCAGGTGCGTTCCGAGAACCGCATCCGCGAACTGCGGCAGAAGGCCGGCACGGTCTTCCTGGTGAGCCACAACAACAAGTCGATCCGCGACACCTGCGACCGCGTGCTGTGGCTGGAGAAGGGCGAGCTCCTGATGGACGGGCCCACGGAGGAAGTGGTCTCGGCCTACGAGAAGGCCACCAACGGCTGA